The Cellulophaga sp. L1A9 genome window below encodes:
- a CDS encoding diacylglycerol kinase, whose translation MPKKESFLVNRIKSVGFALRGAVLLIRTEASIKIQVFIAIVMTSAGFYFGITKTEWILQIFAIALVLGVEGMNTAVEKISDYIQPEFDEKIGFIKDIAAGAVMLVSIASSIIGLIIYLPKFF comes from the coding sequence ATGCCTAAAAAAGAGTCTTTTTTAGTAAATAGAATAAAAAGCGTCGGCTTCGCATTGCGTGGAGCCGTACTTTTAATTCGTACCGAAGCAAGTATAAAAATTCAGGTTTTTATAGCTATTGTAATGACCAGTGCTGGTTTCTATTTTGGGATTACTAAAACCGAATGGATTTTGCAAATATTTGCCATTGCTTTAGTCCTTGGCGTGGAAGGAATGAACACTGCTGTTGAAAAAATATCAGATTATATACAACCAGAATTTGATGAAAAAATTGGTTTTATAAAAGATATCGCTGCTGGAGCGGTAATGCTTGTATCTATTGCTTCATCCATTATCGGCTTAATTATATACCTCCCTAAGTTTTTTTAG